The genomic window tgggatactattgtgctgtaagaaatgaagagcaggaggagctcagaaaaacctggaaagacttacatgaactgaagtagagtgaaatgaacagaaccagaacattgtacacagtgacaggaatactgtacaatgaataaatatgaacaacttagctattctcaggaaTACAATGATACAAAACAATCTCCCCCAAAATGCCATTTTCCTCTAAAGACAGAATTGATGGATTCTGAAACAAGACCAAAACAAAgtgttttcactttctttcataatttcttttttttagcttccttccacaaaaggattaatattggaaaatattttccaagattgcacatgtaaaatctatatgagattgcttgcTGTAATGTAGGGTAGTGGAAGTggcagtggggagggagggagaaaattcaagactcaaaattctttgaaaatgttggatattgttttaaaatgtaattgggggaaatgagattaaaaaaaagatttttagtgGGGAAGAACCCTGATGATGTAATTTTTTGGCAGTTGGGTACGTGGGACAGTCAAGATGGGAAATTGGCAAGGAAAAATATGTCTTTCATAGTTTTGTAATTTTGTCCAAAATTCACTTGTGACTGAAAGAGAATAAAACACTAGTGTGAAGAAGCAGAAAACAGTCACAATCTCAGTAACTTTTAATTTTGCTAATTGCACCAGGAGACTATCCAgtccttcttgattttttttagtgCATCTTTCACATCCTTGTTCCTTAGACTATAGATGAAGGGGTTGAGCATGGGGATGACTGTGGTGTAGATCACTGAAGCCACTTTCTGTTGAGTGATATTGTTGCTTGATTCAGGCCAACAGTACATAAAAATGATGGAACCATACAGGACAGCAACAGTTACCATGTGGGATCCACAGGTGCTGAAGGCCTTGTACCTGCCCTTAACAGAATGAATGCTGAGGATACTGGAGAGGATGAAAGCATAAGAGATCACGATGGGTATAGTGGTTACCAATGAATTGACCACAACAAGAAGCATCACCAAAAGCTCATTAATGTAGGTACTAGAGCAGGAGAGCTTCAGAAGGGGAGGAATGTCACAGAAATAATGACTAATAAAAATGTTTCCACAGAAGGACAGTCTAGATAAACCACTTGTATGAGTAATGGCCCCCAAAGTCCCCATGACATATACTCCTAACACCAACAGGTAACGGATTTTCTGAGACATGGTACTGTGATAATGGAGGGGACTACAGATGGCCACATAACGATCATAGGCCATGGCTGTCAGCATGTACCAGTCAGCAATACCAAaagtacagaaaaaaaagaactgggtCAAGCACCCTGAGTAGGAGATAATGTTCTTCTCTGATAAAAAGCTCACCAACATTTTGGGGGTAATGATTGAAGAgtagcagagatcaatgaatgatAAGTTACTGAGAAAATAGTACATAGGGGTATGAAGTTGAGAATTTATCCAGATAAGTAAGATTAAGCCCATATTACccataaaggaaataatatatatttctagaaAGAGTAAAAAGAGAGGGATCTGAAATTCTGGCTTGTCTGTTAATCCCATAAGGATAAAATCTGCCACTATAGAATGATTCCCTTTATCCATTGTCCTCTGAAAGTGGAGGTGGTAATCTgtgaaaatggaagagaaaaattcTATTAGAAAAAATTGATGGTTTGACAGTGTCTGCTTACCTAAGAACTCATGAATGATAAAACTTATTCTTGAACTCATATTAGGATCCCCAAATGCCTTCAGgtattcttaaaatattaatgtaAATTTATATAATAGATTTCAAGTCCATTACACAGTAACACCACAAATACCATctacaacaaaaacatttttcataataaAGAACTGAGTCTCATTAAGGATTCTCAGCACCAGATGATGATGAAACAAAATAATGGATATAAgtaaaaaacaaaccagaaaattGCTCAAATGGAAGGACATGGATCTTTATACAGATTCCAAAGAAATTCTTCTTCCCACTCCTTCCAAACCTGAGTAGGAGATGATGTTCTTCTCTGATAAAAAGGTCACCAACATTTTTGGGGTAATGATTGAAGAGtagcagagatcaatgaaagaCAAGTTACTGAGAAAATAGTACATAGGTAGAAAGACAGATCTAGATGAAAGATCAAGGGAAAACATTCAATGATTATTGGATTTCCTgacaactgagagaaagaaataaatcaaatttctacattttgtaaacatAAATAATACTTCCCATAAATATAGAAACTATAAGATAGCTTATTCCAAAAGATATTAATGGAGAATAATCCAAAGGGAATTATGAATATATATTAGTGCTGGATTTTTTATGTGTTTGTTCTATTGaattctctctcccactcttctcttgatctctttttccttccctgtcTTTGTCTTTAactgttcctttctctctccttttcttttattcttagaGATAAAAATAGTTATTTGGAAGGAGTGGGAAGAAGAATTTCCTTGGAAACCATATAATGGAAGgataaatattaacatttttaaaacaaaaaattaagacaTCACTTTCCTAAAAGAGCAAATTCCATTTCATGATATTCTCCCACAAATATGTTGAATGACAACAGAAACAgtaatcaaatatttttaaagtttcccTTCTTACCCCCATGTCTGGCAAATAAGAAAAGCTCTCAAGTCATTGCTGTGAATGATTGCCAGGATAATTCCTTCAACAAAGCAATTAAGCAATAAAGATAATCTTTAAATTCTTCCTTCAGATTTGTCTGGGGCCACCAAGAAATTGAGTAACTTCTTCATGGTTATGAAGTTAGAGTGTATCacaattagatttgaactcaggttttcttgattccaagtctgatCCTCTACATGACATATTGCCTCTCAATTGAAAATTCCCATTTCTTCCATAGGAGTACAAGCTCAGATTATGACTTTTGCAAACTATTATTACCAAAGCCCCTAACTGGTTTTCAATTCTgtactctctctttcccttccaatgAATACTTCATATAACattcaaaatattctttcttaatATAGATATGATCATGTTACTCTTCTCAAAAGTCATTGGGACTCCATTTGGTATACTGAGTATCTTTCAAATACCTTTATCAAGGTCATCCACAATTTGGAGGCATTTATCTTCGCAAGCTGATTTTGAATTCCCTGACATGAACTCCaaatctttcattctttcattttatcagttaataatcatttattcagTAGGTGCTATTTGGAAAATACAGCAGATAACGGGATATTTAGATAAGACACACTGAATtcatcaatcaaccaacaagttTTATGAAACACACACATCATGTGCCATGTATGTGGTTGGaactagagataaaaatacacaaaataaaacaatttttatctAAAGGAGCCAGATTTTTTCTGAGGAAAGGAATTTACAGAAAGAATTCAAGCAATGTACAGATGCAAGAAAAAGCAGGAAGAGATGGAATGTTGGTGAGAGACGATTCTGAGTGAGCCAACGGAACCTGGCTAGAGATAGTTGGAGCAGAGGGGTCTGTAGGCTTGAACTCTGTAGGAGAGGGATCTCTGGACCTTTCACCTGAACTTCGCTAGCAAATCCTGAACTAAAAGTGAATCCAGTGAAAGAACCATTGAAGAATTCCTATATCTAGTTCCTCAATCCTTGAAGGTCTACTTGTGGGGACTGAATCAAATCATTCTACCTGAAGGTTTTCTCCTGAGGATGGACTAAACTGAGCCAGCAGTGGACCCTTAATCCAAATCTCCTAGTGACTTGATTGGTTTCTTAGCCTAGGGATTAATTAGATATTAAGCCATCTCAATTAGGGAGGATCTTCACATTTGCCTCAGCTGGGGCCAAGGGCAGAAGACTGTCAGCTATTGTGATAGTAGCTCCTGATACTCACTTTCCTGATCCAAATTAGTCCCCATTTTACTCCAATAAATCAACTTATAAAGAAGTTAAAGCAGTCAGATCAATTAGCCTCTAAGGGAAATCAGCTTTATGGGGGATATCTTAGAGGAGAGTCTACTTTGTTTAGGCAAAACCAAGACCTAAACAACagactttctctctttctcctgaagTCTGCCCAGAGGGGGAAACCATCAAACGAAGTCAGGTTAAAGCAAAATCTCTGGCAAAAAGACATTCTTCATTCCTGAGGTATTTGTTTCCCTCTGGTACAGTTGCTGTGTTACCCCTTACCAACAAGCCAAGCTGTCCCAGCTTAGGGGACCTCAAAGAGAACTTGTTCACTAAGTTTGTAGAAATTACCCTACCAGACCAAGTCACACAAAATCTTATTGGTCACTCATTACATCCTTGCAGGGTGTCTTGGTTCACCTTTTAACTAGTCCTCAagagaggagcagagagagagagagagagagagagagagagagagagagagagagagagagagagagagagagagagagattgagaagagAGATCCATTTTGATCTCTATCTTGTATGGGAGGTATCCTGTTAGGTCAAGTCACATTAAACCTTGACCACCCATTACATCCATCTTCCAGTGCTTCCCAATTTACATTTAACATATGTCATAAATTTCTAGTCTAATAGGGATTAAAGCCATTGAGAATTGGTATCATACAGCTACCATTGTTCAAATCTTAGTCTTACTACTTACTaccttgtgaccttggacaaatactTAACCTCTAAGGGCTTCAGCTTCGTCATCTTGAAATATAGAGGTGGATTGAATGAACTATAaatttctttccaactctaactcTATGGTACAAAAGTCCAATGaaattaaagtttacaaaattgTCATTTATAAagccatcctttaattctaataaCTTCAGATGGAAAAAGAGACCTAAAACATTAACATGAATTTCATAGCTCTCACTCATTTTCTCTTAAATGGATCAGAGTACATATGTACTCTGTACAGAGTACATACATACAGCCATGAACATATGTAAGATCAATCAACTTCTCAAAACTCTATACCTCTTCTGTTCTATGTTGCTATGTATGCTAAAATGTCAGAAACTCGTAATTCCATCACTTTGGATATACTTCCAGTGACTAAGAACAGAACATCTATATAACTTGGAAAAGTGGTGAGCAAGATAGGTAATCtcataaaatgaaacatttagGTGGCATAATAAGATATTTTTAAGGTTCctttttacaaaaacaaatattttaaagtgttattattTGCTCATTCCATTGAATGATTTCTCCTCCTAAAAACAGTTCTCTTTTGAAAGTTtccaaaagtattatattttgttattgctattattatagcTTTTGAATATGATATTGAATATTCAAGGTCAATTatgtggctcagtaaattgagagcctggcctaaaGACTGGTCCTGcattctggcctcagaccctttgtAGCtccgatcctgggcaagtcactaaccccactgcctatcctttaccactcttatgtCATGgcaccaatatacagtgttgattctatgatggaacataaggttttttttcctaatgataATGAATATCTTTTAAAGTTCTCCTCTAATGCATCATAATAGCATAGAGGTGACTCCGGGTTCCTGGTGCAtatgcaaataaaaaagtaaggaaagaaaatattaataagtagGAAGAGTTTTGATCATGAAACTAGTGGCAAACAAAATGTGAAATTTGAGCACAAACTTCTCCAAGTTCAAAGGGACTTATCAACAATTTAGAGGTAGCCAGTTTGTACCttgaatagaatgctggatctAGATATAGAAAGACTGGACTTCAAATCTAGGTTTAGACACTGAGTCCCCCTgagtaagtaaattaacttgtgtcagtcttagtttcctcatatgtgttaagcactgaggatggagggaaaagtaaaatatagtCCCTGTTATTCAGGAGCTAACAGTGAAATAATAAAGACATAAATAACTATGTAAAATCaagctatattcaggataaatggaaaaaaaccatcagaggaaaggaaatagaattatGAGTACAGTAAATGCTTTTTATAAGGTAGCAATTTAGATGTGACCTGAAAAAAGCCAGAATACTCAGAAAGTAGACATGAGAAAGGAAAGTATTCTAGACATATTTGATGACCAgaaaaaaatgcccagagtcagtcaagagatggaatgtcttgtttgagATACAGCAAGGAGTCTTTTATCAGTGGATCaaaggaatgtaagctccttaaaagcaGGGATTCAGTGTGTAAGGTTTAAGAATGGGGagtagagggaggaggaaggttgTAAATCAAAGAATTTCATACTT from Monodelphis domestica isolate mMonDom1 chromosome 4, mMonDom1.pri, whole genome shotgun sequence includes these protein-coding regions:
- the LOC100030110 gene encoding olfactory receptor 8D1-like, whose product is MSSRISFIIHEFLGKQTLSNHQFFLIEFFSSIFTDYHLHFQRTMDKGNHSIVADFILMGLTDKPEFQIPLFLLFLEIYIISFMGNMGLILLIWINSQLHTPMYYFLSNLSFIDLCYSSIITPKMLVSFLSEKNIISYSGCLTQFFFFCTFGIADWYMLTAMAYDRYVAICSPLHYHSTMSQKIRYLLVLGVYVMGTLGAITHTSGLSRLSFCGNIFISHYFCDIPPLLKLSCSSTYINELLVMLLVVVNSLVTTIPIVISYAFILSSILSIHSVKGRYKAFSTCGSHMVTVAVLYGSIIFMYCWPESSNNITQQKVASVIYTTVIPMLNPFIYSLRNKDVKDALKKIKKDWIVSWCN